A DNA window from Selenomonas sp. oral taxon 126 contains the following coding sequences:
- the secA gene encoding preprotein translocase subunit SecA — protein MFGISSILKRFLGDNNDKEIARYREIVEQINALEPTMMNLTDDKLTGYTRKFREQLEQGQAMEEILPEAFAVVRETSRRVLGMRHFDVQLIGGICLHEGRIAEMRTGEGKTLVATTAVYLNALAGKGVHMVTVNDYLARRDSEWMGKLYRYLGLSVGLIAHNMDFPERKAAYAADVTFGTNNEFGFDYLRDNMVLSEGQMVQRPLHYAIVDEVDSILIDEARTPLIISGPGTKSTDNYRVMAEAVRHLKEGEDYTVDEKQKTVAPADSAVPKIEKIVGITNLYAPENIELSHCFTAALRAKALMHRDRDYVVKGDEIVIVDEFTGRLMEGRRYSDGLHQAIEAKEGVKIQRESQTLASITFQNYFRMYDKLAGMTGTAKTEENEFLKIYNLPVIVIPTNKPIQRIDEADVIYKTKAAKYRAVGRAVKEIHETGQPILIGTTSITQSEEMSNVLKRNGIPHVVLNAKFHEKEAEIVANAGQKGAVTIATNMAGRGTDIKLGEGVEALGGLYIVGTERHESRRIDNQLRGRSGRQGDPGASKFFLSLEDDLMRLFASDRIAGIMDRLGMEEDEPIEHAIITRSIEHAQKKVEARNFDIRKHVLEYDDVMNQQREVIYGERKKILLGENLRENILAMVKHIIKDEMTQYANEKLYPEEWQLDALIEDAEKVYAPKGRLKKAELEALARDEIQEELEKVAEEGYRSRELMFGEENMRELEKVVMLRVVDQKWMDHLDHMDMLREGINLRAYGQRNPLVEYKIEALTMFEEMEASIMDQIASLMYHVSIVTPAMATQQAAPPVSADGTPRPAPVVDEGAQRRAEQLLARERSKLEDHLMNARASHGDESVPAEAKATKNEEGRKVGRNDPCPCGSGKKYKNCHGKDK, from the coding sequence TTGTTCGGAATATCTTCGATTCTAAAACGCTTCCTTGGCGACAACAATGACAAGGAGATCGCGCGCTACCGCGAGATCGTGGAGCAGATCAACGCGCTTGAGCCCACGATGATGAACCTCACGGACGACAAGCTGACGGGCTACACGCGGAAATTCCGCGAGCAGCTCGAACAGGGGCAGGCGATGGAGGAGATCCTCCCCGAGGCGTTTGCCGTCGTGCGCGAGACCTCGCGCCGTGTGCTCGGCATGCGCCACTTCGACGTGCAGCTCATCGGCGGCATCTGCCTCCACGAGGGTCGCATCGCCGAGATGCGCACAGGCGAGGGCAAAACCCTCGTCGCGACCACGGCGGTCTACCTCAACGCACTCGCGGGCAAGGGCGTCCACATGGTCACGGTCAACGACTACCTCGCACGCCGCGACAGCGAGTGGATGGGCAAGCTCTATCGCTACCTCGGGCTGTCGGTCGGACTCATCGCGCACAATATGGACTTCCCCGAGCGCAAGGCGGCGTACGCCGCAGATGTGACGTTCGGCACGAACAACGAGTTCGGCTTTGACTACCTGCGCGACAACATGGTGCTCTCCGAGGGGCAGATGGTGCAGCGCCCGTTGCACTACGCGATTGTCGACGAGGTGGACTCCATCCTCATCGACGAGGCGCGCACGCCGCTCATCATCTCCGGCCCCGGCACGAAGTCCACGGACAACTACCGCGTCATGGCGGAGGCGGTACGCCATCTGAAGGAGGGCGAGGACTACACGGTCGACGAGAAGCAGAAGACCGTCGCGCCCGCCGACTCCGCTGTGCCGAAGATCGAGAAGATTGTCGGCATCACGAACCTCTACGCACCCGAGAACATCGAGCTCTCGCACTGCTTTACGGCGGCGCTGCGCGCAAAGGCGCTGATGCACCGCGACCGCGACTACGTGGTGAAGGGCGACGAAATCGTCATTGTCGACGAATTTACGGGACGCCTGATGGAGGGGCGCCGCTACTCCGATGGTCTGCATCAGGCGATCGAGGCGAAGGAGGGCGTCAAGATTCAGCGCGAGTCGCAGACGCTCGCGAGCATCACCTTTCAGAACTATTTCCGCATGTACGACAAGCTCGCGGGCATGACGGGCACGGCAAAGACGGAGGAGAACGAATTCCTCAAGATCTACAACCTCCCCGTCATTGTCATCCCGACGAACAAGCCCATTCAGCGCATCGACGAGGCGGATGTCATCTACAAGACGAAGGCGGCGAAATACCGCGCCGTCGGCCGCGCAGTCAAGGAGATTCACGAGACGGGGCAGCCAATCCTCATCGGCACAACCTCCATCACGCAGTCCGAGGAGATGTCGAATGTCCTGAAAAGGAACGGCATCCCGCACGTCGTGCTGAACGCGAAATTCCACGAGAAGGAAGCCGAGATCGTTGCAAACGCCGGGCAGAAGGGCGCGGTCACGATCGCGACGAACATGGCGGGACGCGGCACGGACATCAAGCTCGGCGAGGGCGTCGAGGCACTCGGCGGGCTATACATTGTCGGTACAGAGCGCCACGAATCGCGGCGCATTGACAATCAGCTGCGCGGACGTTCGGGGCGTCAGGGCGACCCCGGTGCGTCGAAGTTCTTCCTCTCGCTTGAGGACGACCTGATGCGGCTCTTTGCCTCCGACCGCATTGCGGGCATCATGGATCGCCTCGGCATGGAGGAGGACGAGCCCATCGAGCACGCCATCATCACGCGCTCGATTGAGCATGCGCAGAAGAAGGTCGAGGCGCGCAACTTCGACATCCGCAAGCACGTCCTAGAGTACGACGATGTCATGAATCAGCAGCGCGAGGTCATCTACGGCGAGCGCAAGAAGATCCTGCTCGGCGAGAATCTGCGCGAGAACATCCTCGCCATGGTGAAGCACATCATCAAGGACGAGATGACGCAGTACGCGAACGAAAAGCTGTATCCCGAGGAGTGGCAGCTCGACGCGCTCATCGAGGACGCGGAGAAGGTGTATGCGCCGAAGGGACGCCTCAAGAAGGCAGAGCTCGAGGCGCTGGCGCGCGACGAGATTCAGGAGGAGCTCGAAAAGGTCGCCGAAGAGGGCTACCGCTCGCGTGAGCTGATGTTCGGCGAGGAGAATATGCGCGAGCTCGAGAAGGTCGTCATGCTGCGCGTTGTCGATCAGAAGTGGATGGATCACCTCGACCACATGGATATGCTGCGTGAGGGCATCAACCTACGTGCGTATGGACAGCGTAACCCGCTTGTCGAGTACAAGATTGAGGCGCTCACAATGTTTGAGGAGATGGAGGCGTCCATCATGGATCAGATCGCCTCCCTCATGTACCATGTGAGCATCGTCACCCCCGCGATGGCAACGCAGCAGGCAGCACCGCCCGTCTCCGCCGATGGTACGCCGCGCCCCGCCCCCGTGGTGGACGAGGGGGCACAGCGCCGCGCGGAGCAGCTGCTCGCACGCGAGCGGTCGAAACTTGAAGACCACCTTATGAACGCGCGCGCCTCGCATGGCGACGAGTCCGTCCCCGCCGAGGCAAAGGCGACAAAGAACGAGGAAGGCAGGAAGGTCGGGCGCAACGACCCGTGCCCCTGCGGCAGCGGCAAGAAGTATAAGAACTGCCACGGGAAGGATAAGTAA
- a CDS encoding YybS family protein: MSEQGARPAATAGVMTAAAVVYALAAIYLPMLTMMMGMFWPVFIALVTVREGLRWGVLAAAASLILTMLFATPVTGAFFVLSFAPTGLVLGAFFRRGADTVRALTGGALASLAGKAVAAGMMLLLFGLNPFAMDISMANETMDETLAMYRSLGMDEAQLEETRAASAQVLELFVLMLPALFLGSSVIEVTASFVVLRKVLVRLGIPAKGLPAFTEWRLPIFFSYLFAFSLIGIYWGSTRDISWLYQAALNGYLISFIAGLVQGLSLVQFLMKRFNVSSFIRIIIYIFIALNGFMTQIISWTGLFDIAFDYRKKFRERQ, translated from the coding sequence ATGAGTGAGCAAGGTGCAAGACCCGCCGCAACGGCGGGGGTGATGACTGCCGCAGCGGTGGTCTACGCGCTCGCGGCAATCTATCTGCCCATGCTGACGATGATGATGGGGATGTTCTGGCCGGTCTTTATTGCGCTCGTGACTGTGCGTGAGGGGCTGCGCTGGGGTGTGCTCGCGGCAGCGGCGTCGCTCATCCTCACGATGCTCTTTGCGACACCCGTGACGGGCGCGTTCTTCGTGCTCTCGTTCGCGCCGACAGGGCTCGTCCTCGGCGCGTTCTTTCGGCGTGGGGCAGACACTGTGCGCGCGCTCACGGGCGGGGCGCTTGCCTCGCTCGCGGGCAAGGCGGTAGCGGCGGGAATGATGCTCCTGCTCTTCGGACTGAATCCGTTTGCGATGGATATTTCCATGGCGAACGAGACGATGGATGAGACGCTTGCCATGTACCGCTCCCTCGGCATGGACGAGGCGCAGCTCGAGGAGACACGCGCGGCATCGGCGCAGGTGCTCGAGCTCTTCGTGCTCATGCTGCCCGCGCTCTTCCTCGGCAGCTCCGTGATCGAGGTCACGGCATCGTTTGTCGTGCTGCGCAAGGTGCTCGTGCGCCTTGGTATTCCCGCGAAGGGGCTGCCCGCCTTTACCGAGTGGCGGCTGCCGATCTTCTTCTCCTATCTCTTTGCGTTCTCGCTGATCGGCATCTACTGGGGCTCGACGCGTGATATCTCGTGGCTCTATCAGGCGGCGCTGAACGGCTATCTGATCTCGTTCATCGCGGGGCTCGTGCAGGGGCTCTCGCTCGTGCAGTTCCTGATGAAGCGGTTCAATGTATCCTCGTTCATACGCATCATCATCTATATCTTCATCGCACTGAACGGTTTTATGACGCAGATCATCTCGTGGACGGGGCTGTTCGACATCGCATTTGACTATCGAAAGAAGTTCCGCGAACGTCAGTGA
- a CDS encoding DHH family phosphoesterase encodes MPRNLSAWIDLTIHLIVMLALALVTFCYNSYVGTAALLLWAVLVAFAWERCRDRERRFDRYCMGVIRNVNNVMNYAVDSLPQAILLVNKDGHLEWCNRQLAESLGGVKPEQGTAVVDFWPKFNLEAIWGIEGEYRLSHEGHSYRIYHRMVPTPSHMDPLMALYVEDETELADLEQRFRASRTALLYIQLDNYDEIMQGQSEAEKSMLLLAVRERLDAWMNGLGGFMRSISDGEFVALLDRASLDHAIAEKFDILDQVRKIVNSKGMPVTLSIGLSLASEQSLKELGEEAEAKLDLALGRGGDQVALDISGKTQFFGGKAKAVEKHTRVKARVVAHALRDIMESADEVYVMGHHNEDYDCFGAAMGVACMARALGKPVHIVLSDMNEGIDRILEMVEKDEAYDDLFVRAGDIAGVASLSALLVVVDAHIPHILADPTLLDRIPKIVVIDHHRRSENFVKNPLLVYIETASSSASELVTELLMYFGDSVRPTRLDATALYSGVVVDTKNFSVGAGVRTFDAAAYLRRAGADPVLVRALFQSDYETTVALARAKANAEYFPGGLIVGSIPDRLPNGQIIAAQAADGMLRVDGVRMSIYVFQLPGDVVGISARSTGEMNVQVIMEAFGGGGHANVAGAQVKGVPLSVVRGNVVEQARAYIEESDSHEGHTTGGR; translated from the coding sequence ATGCCGCGAAATCTATCCGCGTGGATCGACCTGACGATCCATCTGATCGTCATGCTCGCGCTTGCGCTTGTGACGTTCTGCTACAATTCCTATGTGGGCACTGCGGCCCTCCTGCTCTGGGCTGTGCTTGTCGCGTTTGCGTGGGAGCGTTGTCGTGACAGGGAACGACGGTTTGACCGCTACTGTATGGGCGTTATCCGCAATGTCAACAATGTTATGAACTATGCGGTGGACTCTCTGCCGCAGGCGATCCTCCTCGTGAACAAGGACGGTCATCTCGAGTGGTGCAACCGTCAGCTCGCGGAGTCCCTCGGTGGCGTGAAGCCGGAGCAGGGGACGGCGGTCGTGGATTTCTGGCCGAAGTTCAATCTCGAGGCGATCTGGGGGATCGAGGGGGAGTATCGTCTCTCGCATGAGGGGCACTCCTATCGCATCTATCATCGCATGGTGCCGACGCCGTCGCATATGGATCCCCTGATGGCGCTCTATGTGGAGGACGAGACGGAGCTTGCCGATCTCGAGCAGCGCTTTCGCGCGAGCCGCACGGCTCTGCTCTACATCCAGCTCGACAACTATGACGAGATCATGCAGGGGCAGTCGGAGGCGGAGAAGTCCATGCTGCTGCTCGCCGTGCGCGAGCGTCTGGATGCGTGGATGAACGGCCTCGGCGGCTTTATGCGCAGCATTTCGGATGGGGAGTTCGTAGCGCTCCTGGATCGTGCGTCACTCGACCATGCGATTGCGGAGAAATTTGACATCCTCGACCAGGTGCGCAAGATTGTCAACTCGAAGGGGATGCCCGTGACGCTCTCGATCGGTCTCTCGCTCGCGTCGGAGCAGTCGCTGAAGGAGCTCGGCGAGGAGGCGGAGGCGAAGCTCGACCTCGCGCTCGGGCGCGGCGGCGATCAGGTGGCACTCGATATCAGCGGCAAGACGCAGTTCTTCGGCGGCAAGGCAAAGGCGGTCGAGAAGCATACGCGCGTAAAGGCACGTGTCGTGGCGCACGCACTGCGCGATATCATGGAGAGTGCGGACGAGGTCTATGTCATGGGGCATCACAACGAGGACTATGACTGCTTCGGGGCCGCGATGGGCGTTGCATGCATGGCGCGTGCGCTCGGCAAGCCCGTGCACATCGTCCTCAGCGATATGAATGAGGGCATTGACCGTATTCTGGAGATGGTCGAAAAGGATGAGGCGTATGACGATCTTTTCGTCCGTGCGGGCGATATCGCGGGTGTCGCGTCGCTCTCGGCGCTGCTCGTCGTGGTGGATGCGCATATCCCGCACATCCTCGCCGACCCGACGCTGCTTGACCGCATTCCGAAGATCGTCGTGATCGATCATCATCGCCGCAGCGAGAATTTTGTCAAGAATCCGCTGCTCGTTTACATCGAGACAGCATCCAGCTCGGCGAGCGAGCTCGTGACGGAACTGCTCATGTACTTTGGCGACAGTGTGCGGCCGACACGGCTCGATGCGACGGCGCTTTACTCGGGCGTTGTGGTCGATACGAAGAATTTCAGCGTCGGCGCGGGGGTTCGTACCTTTGATGCGGCGGCGTACCTCAGACGTGCGGGTGCTGATCCCGTGCTCGTCCGGGCGCTGTTCCAGAGTGACTATGAGACGACGGTGGCGCTCGCGCGTGCGAAGGCGAATGCAGAGTATTTCCCCGGCGGGCTGATCGTCGGCAGCATTCCCGATCGCCTGCCGAACGGTCAGATCATCGCGGCGCAGGCGGCGGACGGCATGCTCCGCGTGGACGGGGTACGCATGAGTATCTATGTGTTCCAGCTCCCGGGCGACGTGGTCGGCATCAGCGCGCGTTCAACGGGCGAGATGAATGTTCAGGTGATTATGGAGGCGTTCGGCGGCGGCGGTCATGCGAATGTGGCGGGCGCGCAGGTAAAGGGCGTGCCGCTCAGCGTGGTGCGCGGCAATGTCGTCGAACAGGCAAGGGCATATATAGAGGAGAGTGACAGTCATGAAGGTCATACTACAGGCGGACGTTAA
- the rplI gene encoding 50S ribosomal protein L9 → MKVILQADVKNIGKKGEIVEVADGYGRNFLLPKKLALPASSENVNVAKAQAGAKARKDAMAVDEAKLMAAQLEKVEVEIPVRIGENGRLFGAVTGKDVAEALKKKNIDVDRRKITIRGEVVGEGLYEAIVKVHPNISTTIKIHVRKE, encoded by the coding sequence ATGAAGGTCATACTACAGGCGGACGTTAAGAATATCGGGAAAAAGGGCGAGATTGTGGAGGTTGCGGACGGCTACGGGCGCAATTTCCTCCTGCCGAAGAAGCTCGCACTGCCTGCGAGCAGCGAGAATGTGAATGTCGCAAAGGCACAGGCGGGCGCGAAGGCGCGCAAGGATGCCATGGCGGTCGATGAGGCGAAGCTGATGGCGGCGCAGCTCGAGAAGGTCGAGGTGGAGATTCCCGTGCGCATCGGCGAGAACGGGCGGCTCTTCGGCGCGGTGACGGGCAAGGATGTCGCGGAGGCACTGAAGAAGAAGAACATCGACGTGGATCGACGCAAGATTACGATTCGCGGCGAGGTTGTGGGCGAGGGGCTGTACGAGGCAATCGTCAAGGTGCATCCGAACATCTCCACCACGATCAAGATTCACGTGAGGAAAGAGTAA
- a CDS encoding S16 family serine protease: MSFFKDLFGGDGKKEKPPELSPEARIDAEIAVIFRMLADTMGTERLVIQAGKMNAMALMRSENRRERVLALMRILEEDPLLSPPPSEAEIPEILNRMTEQLAGILARRDLEDRIERKVNEKLEKDHEEYVDDIRRQVISEESPGTESPHDKKKREDLEALESVHLTQSVMELLRPQNFDEIVGQERAVRSLMAKLSSPYPQHLLLYGPPGVGKTTAARLVLEAAKKRAVSPFGENAPFVETDGTTLRWDPRDMTNPLLGSVHDPIYQGAQKSLADSGVPEPKPGLVTDAHGGILFIDEIGEMDEMLQNKLLKVLEDKRAYFESAYYDPDDKRVPPYIRKLFEEGAPADFVLIGATTRDAEHINPALRSRCAEIYFEPLTPAHILTIVENAAERLNVRLGDGAAQLISAYTIEGRKAINILADAYSLALNRLPDAEIEQIVSRETIAPNSKASPAAAGRGLRAERVDRASGGRGALNDQGNTTSAAPPLLVTKDDIYEVAQVSRLYQFGRKKASDTPAVGRVFGLGVAGFLGSIIEIEAVAFPATEKGKGTVRFNETAGSMAKDSVFNAASVMRQLTGRDIHDYDIHVNVIGGGNIDGPSAGTAILAAIVSAVTGAAIRQDVAVTGEISLQGEIKPVGGVFEKAYGARQAGISTLIIPWENKKDIPEGHLGHTIHRLKKAEEAFAVLFADEKWKEKGGE; this comes from the coding sequence ATGTCATTTTTCAAGGACTTATTCGGCGGCGACGGGAAAAAGGAGAAGCCGCCCGAGCTGTCACCCGAGGCACGGATTGATGCGGAGATCGCGGTGATCTTTCGCATGCTCGCCGACACGATGGGGACGGAGCGGCTCGTCATCCAGGCGGGCAAGATGAACGCAATGGCGCTCATGCGCTCGGAGAATCGGCGTGAACGCGTGCTTGCCCTCATGCGCATCCTCGAGGAGGATCCGTTGCTCTCCCCGCCGCCGTCGGAGGCGGAGATCCCGGAGATACTGAACCGTATGACGGAGCAGCTTGCGGGCATTCTCGCACGGCGCGATCTCGAGGATCGGATTGAGCGCAAGGTGAATGAGAAGCTCGAGAAGGATCACGAGGAGTATGTGGATGATATCCGCCGGCAGGTGATCTCGGAGGAGAGTCCCGGCACGGAGTCGCCGCACGACAAGAAGAAGCGTGAGGATCTGGAGGCGCTCGAGAGCGTTCATCTCACCCAGTCGGTCATGGAACTGCTGCGTCCGCAGAATTTCGATGAGATTGTGGGGCAGGAGCGCGCCGTGCGCTCGCTCATGGCGAAGCTCTCCTCGCCCTATCCGCAGCACCTGCTCCTCTATGGGCCGCCGGGTGTGGGCAAGACGACGGCAGCGCGCCTCGTGCTCGAGGCGGCGAAGAAGCGTGCCGTGTCTCCCTTTGGTGAGAATGCACCCTTTGTGGAGACGGACGGAACGACGCTGCGCTGGGATCCGCGCGATATGACGAACCCTCTGCTCGGCTCCGTGCATGACCCCATCTATCAGGGCGCGCAGAAGAGTCTCGCCGACAGCGGTGTCCCCGAGCCGAAGCCGGGACTCGTGACGGATGCGCACGGCGGTATTCTATTCATCGACGAGATCGGCGAGATGGACGAGATGCTGCAAAATAAATTGCTCAAGGTGCTCGAGGACAAACGCGCCTATTTTGAGTCGGCGTACTACGATCCCGACGACAAGCGCGTGCCGCCCTACATCCGCAAACTCTTCGAGGAGGGGGCACCCGCGGACTTTGTGCTCATCGGTGCGACAACGCGCGATGCGGAGCATATCAACCCTGCGCTGCGCTCACGCTGTGCGGAGATCTACTTCGAGCCGCTGACACCCGCGCATATCCTGACGATTGTCGAGAATGCGGCCGAGAGGCTGAATGTCAGGCTTGGCGACGGCGCGGCGCAGCTCATCAGCGCGTACACGATTGAGGGCCGCAAGGCGATCAACATCCTTGCGGACGCGTACAGCCTTGCGCTGAACCGCCTCCCCGATGCAGAGATCGAGCAGATTGTTTCACGTGAAACAATCGCGCCAAACTCCAAAGCCTCCCCTGCCGCAGCGGGGAGGGGCCTGCGCGCGGAACGTGTAGACCGTGCAAGCGGTGGAAGGGGCGCCTTGAACGATCAAGGAAACACTACCTCCGCCGCGCCCCCCCTTCTCGTCACAAAGGACGATATCTACGAGGTTGCGCAGGTCAGCCGCCTCTATCAATTCGGGCGAAAGAAGGCATCGGATACGCCTGCCGTCGGCAGGGTGTTCGGCCTTGGCGTCGCGGGCTTCCTCGGTTCGATTATCGAGATTGAGGCGGTGGCATTTCCCGCAACAGAGAAGGGCAAGGGCACGGTGCGGTTCAACGAGACGGCGGGCAGCATGGCGAAGGACTCCGTGTTCAACGCCGCGTCCGTGATGCGTCAGCTGACGGGGCGCGATATCCACGACTATGACATCCACGTCAATGTGATTGGCGGCGGCAACATCGACGGCCCCAGCGCGGGCACTGCCATTCTCGCGGCAATTGTGAGCGCCGTGACGGGCGCGGCAATCCGTCAGGATGTGGCTGTGACAGGCGAGATTTCACTCCAAGGAGAGATCAAGCCCGTGGGCGGTGTCTTTGAGAAGGCGTACGGCGCACGGCAGGCAGGCATCTCGACGCTCATCATCCCGTGGGAGAACAAGAAGGACATCCCCGAGGGGCATTTGGGGCACACCATCCATCGGTTGAAGAAGGCGGAGGAGGCATTTGCCGTGCTCTTTGCGGATGAGAAATGGAAAGAGAAGGGGGGAGAATAA
- the dnaB gene encoding replicative DNA helicase — translation MPEGRVPPQSIEAELSVLGAMMLKKEAVTQAIELLRADEFYRQAHRVVFEAMESLVRDGEPVDIVTVTESLRKSGLLEQVGGITFLANLTNSVPSTANLAHYAKIVKEKAILRSLIDVSTEIAGMAYEGSEDIAVQLDGAEQKILAIAGGRTTGAFTPIKDVVFDAVDRISELSKAKGGITGLSTGLATLDSVTRGLQKSDLIIVAARPAMGKTAFVLNLATHVALQGGTVAFFSLEMPREQLMHRIFCAEGQIDATHLARGELDEEEWSRLVKVADRMIKTNLYFDDTSSTTVMDIRTRARRLKAERGLDLIAIDYLQLIQAPGRAENRTLAVAEMTRSLKVLARELSVPIIVLSQLSRATEGRSDKRPMPSDLRESGSIEQDADIVMFLYREDYYNQDTENANITELSIAKHRNGATDTVKMFFQKEYTRFRDLAREN, via the coding sequence ATGCCGGAAGGACGCGTTCCACCGCAGAGCATCGAGGCAGAGCTGTCCGTGCTCGGTGCGATGATGCTGAAAAAGGAGGCCGTCACGCAGGCGATCGAACTGCTGCGCGCAGATGAGTTCTATCGGCAGGCACACCGCGTCGTCTTTGAGGCAATGGAGAGCCTCGTGCGTGATGGAGAACCTGTCGACATTGTGACGGTGACGGAGTCGCTCAGAAAGAGCGGGCTCCTCGAACAGGTTGGCGGCATCACCTTTCTCGCGAATCTGACGAACAGCGTGCCGAGCACGGCGAACCTCGCTCACTATGCGAAGATTGTCAAGGAAAAGGCAATCCTGCGCTCGCTCATTGATGTGAGTACGGAGATTGCGGGCATGGCGTATGAGGGCAGCGAGGATATTGCCGTTCAGCTGGATGGCGCCGAGCAGAAGATCCTTGCGATTGCAGGTGGGCGGACGACGGGCGCCTTCACCCCGATCAAGGATGTGGTCTTTGACGCCGTGGATCGCATCAGCGAACTCTCCAAGGCAAAGGGCGGAATCACGGGACTCTCGACGGGGCTTGCGACTCTCGACTCCGTGACGCGCGGTCTGCAAAAGTCCGACCTCATTATCGTTGCCGCGCGCCCTGCGATGGGTAAGACGGCATTCGTTCTCAACCTCGCGACTCATGTGGCCCTGCAGGGCGGGACGGTGGCGTTCTTTTCGCTCGAGATGCCGCGCGAGCAGCTGATGCACCGTATCTTCTGTGCCGAGGGACAGATTGATGCAACGCATCTCGCACGCGGCGAGTTGGACGAGGAGGAGTGGAGCCGCCTCGTCAAGGTTGCCGACCGCATGATAAAGACGAACCTCTACTTTGACGATACGAGCAGTACGACGGTTATGGATATCCGTACGCGCGCGCGACGACTGAAGGCAGAGCGTGGGCTCGACCTCATCGCGATTGACTACCTCCAGCTGATTCAGGCACCGGGGCGTGCAGAGAACCGCACCCTCGCCGTCGCCGAGATGACGCGCTCGCTCAAGGTGCTCGCACGCGAGCTGAGTGTGCCCATCATCGTGCTCTCGCAGCTCTCGCGTGCGACGGAGGGACGCTCGGACAAGCGTCCCATGCCCTCCGATCTGCGCGAGTCCGGATCCATTGAGCAGGATGCGGACATCGTCATGTTCCTCTACCGTGAGGACTACTACAATCAGGACACGGAGAACGCGAACATCACGGAGCTGAGCATTGCAAAGCACCGTAACGGCGCGACCGACACAGTGAAGATGTTCTTCCAGAAGGAGTACACGCGCTTCCGTGACCTCGCGCGTGAGAACTGA
- a CDS encoding DUF4160 domain-containing protein produces the protein MPIIARFHGLVIKMYFQQAEHNPPHFHVMYGEYMGAFDIQTLAMLEGDLPAKSQALVREWASRYQDELLQIWNTQEFVQLPPLS, from the coding sequence ATGCCGATTATCGCGCGCTTTCATGGACTCGTCATCAAAATGTATTTTCAACAGGCGGAACACAATCCACCGCATTTTCATGTCATGTATGGCGAGTATATGGGCGCGTTCGACATACAGACGCTTGCCATGCTGGAAGGTGATTTGCCGGCAAAGTCACAGGCTCTGGTGCGCGAGTGGGCATCACGCTATCAGGATGAACTGCTGCAAATCTGGAATACGCAGGAGTTTGTCCAGTTGCCGCCGCTTTCATAA
- a CDS encoding DUF2442 domain-containing protein, whose protein sequence is MFYKVRDVKPCSNYELLVSFMNGETKLYAVAPLFRKWKPFEMLQSTKGLFEQVKVDAGGYGISWNDEIDLSCNELYHNGVPAR, encoded by the coding sequence ATGTTTTATAAGGTACGCGATGTAAAGCCTTGTTCGAACTATGAGTTGCTTGTTTCCTTTATGAACGGGGAGACGAAATTATACGCTGTTGCACCACTCTTTCGCAAGTGGAAGCCGTTTGAAATGCTTCAATCGACAAAAGGTCTGTTTGAACAGGTCAAGGTAGATGCGGGGGGCTATGGAATCAGTTGGAACGATGAGATCGATCTCTCGTGCAATGAACTCTATCACAATGGTGTTCCTGCACGATAG
- a CDS encoding 6-phosphofructokinase, producing MLKSIAIMTSGGDSPGMNAAARAVARTALYEGVKVWGINDGYHGLLEENLR from the coding sequence GTGTTAAAGAGTATTGCAATCATGACGAGCGGGGGAGACAGCCCGGGGATGAATGCAGCGGCGCGCGCGGTTGCACGCACGGCGCTCTATGAGGGCGTGAAGGTCTGGGGGATCAACGACGGCTATCACGGGCTGCTCGAGGAGAATCTGCGC